The sequence below is a genomic window from Pleurocapsa sp. PCC 7327.
TCTGCCAGTTGCCCTGAAATCCTTGACAAACTGACGCACGCTCACCAAGTCGGCTAAGTCGAGACGGATTATCGTGTAGCTGTCCTTCGGCATTCCAAGAGTTTGGGCAGCTTTCTCCGTCTTCGGTAAATCCCGACAAGCCATCACTACATGCCAGCCCCTATTGACAAGCGCTTTCGCAGCGTACAAACCGACCCCTGAAGAAGCGCCCGTGATTACAACCGTTTTTTGATTGGGTTCCATACCGTTCTGACTCCATCGATCGAGTTCACTATCTCTAGAATCTCATGTCACCGAGTCTTTCGTTCTTATATTTTGGGAGTTCTGGGACGATCGCGATGTTAAGAAAAGCGATCGCCAGCAAAATTACTTATCTTTCTTCGGCAACTAACAAAACAACGCTATAAGCGGCGATTCCTTCTTCTCGTCCTACGGGGCCTAGTTGTTCGTTAGTTGTCGCTTTGATGCCAATGCGATCGCGATCGATAGATAGCGTTTGCGCTAATTTATCCTGCATATCTTTAATGTGGGGTTTTAGCTTGGGACGTTCGGCAACGATTACCGAGTCTACGTTCCCGATTTGCCAACCCCGCGATCGCACCAACTGATTGACTTGTTCGAGGAGCATTAAACTATTTGCCCCTGCCCATTTGGGATCGGTGGGGGGAAAATAGTGCCCGATATCTCCCAAACTCAATGCTCCCAGCATGGCATCCATAATTGCATGGGTTAGCACGTCAGCATCGCTGTGTCCTAGTAGTCCGACTGTATGAGAGATTTCCACGCCGCCGAGAATTAACGGTCGTCCTTCTACGAGTCGGTGAATATCGTAACCATTACCAATACGAATATTT
It includes:
- the ispF gene encoding 2-C-methyl-D-erythritol 2,4-cyclodiphosphate synthase, which translates into the protein MNIRIGNGYDIHRLVEGRPLILGGVEISHTVGLLGHSDADVLTHAIMDAMLGALSLGDIGHYFPPTDPKWAGANSLMLLEQVNQLVRSRGWQIGNVDSVIVAERPKLKPHIKDMQDKLAQTLSIDRDRIGIKATTNEQLGPVGREEGIAAYSVVLLVAEER